The nucleotide window TCGCGGAATTTTCTGGCAATCGTGTGAAAACGCCGCAACAGGGCTTTGCCCCTGTAGTAGCCCAGATAGAAATAGACCTGGTCTCCCAGAAATGAGCCGACAAAAGCGGTGAGAATGACGCCCCTGACGTCCAGGTACCCCTGAAACGCCAGAAAACCTGCCATGATCAGAATGGCTTCACCCTCGAGAAACGTACCGATGAACAGCACCCAGTACCCATGGAGCTCGAGATATTCTCTGAGGAATTGCTGTAAGTGCATGGTTGTCCTCATTGATCAGGAGAGTGGTCTGGTGCGTCAACCGGATATGAAGACCGGCGTGATCGGATGGGCCGTTTCAGCCGGCTGTGATGGGCGTTGCGTGCTTCGAAATGATTTGACCCCTTGAACTCTTTAGCCTAATGTATTTTCCGGGTCATGTCAAAAACATTGAAGGCAGATATTAGTGGCTCTCTGTGTGAAATGGCAGCAAAAACAGTAGGTTGTTGTCGGGATGCCATGTGCGGATATCGAGCGTGACAGCGGATGCCGCGTCATCGCCATGGCGTGAAAGGATGCAGCAGGAGTGAGCTCAAAGAAGGACAAGCTGATAGAAGAGGCTCAGCGCCTGGCCCTTCGCGGCCAGATTGATAGGGCCATCCGGGCGTACGAAGAGGTGATTGCTCTGGATCCCGCCGCCGTCAACCAGCGTCAGAAACTGGCGGAACTGCTCGTCAAGGCTGGGCGCGTCGAGGAGGCCAGGAGAGAGTTCGAAACCATCGGCAATACCTACTCCGCTAGCGGGTTTTATCTGAAGGCCATCTCCGTCTTCAAAAGGTTGCAGGTCATGTTCCCGGATGACGTCGCCATCACCCTAAATCTTGCCGGGATCAACGAAAAACAGGGTCTGGTGGGGAATGCCCTGGCTGAATACAAGCGGGCGTACGACCATTACGAAAAAGCATCAGCCACGGCAGAAGCGCTGAACATCCTCGACAGGATGCAGCAGGTGGACAAGCAGAATGCCGGCATAAAGCTTAAACTGGCCGAAGCATGGTATCAAGCGGGCGAAAGGGAGCGCTCCTACGAGGTGTTCTTCCGCCTGGCCGGTCAACTCCAGGAACAGGGAGACCCTGCCGCCGTGGGCCGGCTCGATGCACGCGTCCGGCAGCTCTTTCCCGATAAAACCGACTTCATGCTGGAGGTACTGGCCCACCAGGTGAGCGAAGGCAATGGTGCCGGTGCAATAAACTCCCTTCAGGCCCTGCTGCGCGGGAATCCGCTCGATAAACGGGTCTGGGAGCTGATCCTGGCGGCGTACCAAAAGCTGAACCGGCAACAGTATCTTAAGGCGGCCTGTCAGCATTATCTCAAGTTGTTCCCCAAGGAACTGTCGGCCCGAAAGTGGATGCTGGACTGCCTCGTTGCCGAGGGGGATGTGGACGGTGCTCTGGCCTTTCTCGAACGGTGCGAATCGGAATTCATCGTGGGATCGTCCGTCGATTTTCTGGTGGCGCTTTATACGGGCCTTGACCAGATCAGGCCATCGGACATCCGCATCCTGAAGGGGTTGCAGCGTGCGCATCTGGCCTCCGGCGATAGCGACAAGGCCTCAGCCATAGCGCTTGCAATCGCCTCCCTGAGTCCGGTTTCCGAGGAAGAACGTCCGGGCGGACAGGCGGTCAGCCGGCCGGGCAACGATATATCGCAGCAGCAGACAGGCGTCCACGCGGGTTTTTCAACGACTGAGACCTGCTCCGCCGGGAAACGCAGTGCTACGGATGACTCTCCCGAAACAGGTTCCTTAACGTGGGAGCCTTGTGATGCTGAGACAGGGATGGAGGTCGAAATCGAAATCGAGCTCGATGAAAATTTCGACTTCGATTCGCTCGGCCCGGAACCGGCGCCGGATCTGGCACCAGATATCCATTGGCTGGATCCGGTCGATGAGATCTTCACTACGGCGATTGCTTCCCGGCGCAGCGTCAAATTCGGAAGCATCTTGGAAACATCGGACGCTCAAACCCATTACGACCTGGGAGTGGCTTTCAAGGAGATGGGACTCTACGATGAGGCCATCAGTGAATTCAGGCAGGCTGCCGAAGATCCCGTCCGGAGACTTGACTGTTTCGTGCTGCAGGGCGCGTGCCTGCGCCATAAAGGGGACGCACCCAACGCCGAAATTCTTCTGCGTTCGCTTCTGAAGCCTGAAGCCGGCCCGGAAGCGACCTGTCTCATAAAATATGAATTGGCTCTGGCGTGCGAGGCGGTCGGCAAGAGTGATGAGGCCGGGAGACTTCTGGCTGATATCGACGCCACCAATCCCGGTTTCCGCGATACCCGTTTACGTCCTGACATGAGCGGAGTCGATTCGCTCGATTTTTCCGATGAAGATCTGCGGAACTTCGAAATCGGCTGATTACCGCATGTCGCTTATCTGAAAAAGTTTCGAGGGGGCAGTCAGGCGCAGGGGCGCCCGGAACTGCTCCAGCTCGTATTTGGCAGGCAGGGGCGGATAGGGAGCCCCCTCGGTCAGTACCTCGATGATGGCCTGATTCACTTCCCGGGAACCGCTCTGTCTGGCAAGCCGCACGTCACGCAGGCTTCCGTCCTTCCCGATCAGTATTTCCACGATGCCTTCCTGCCGCGCCGATTCTCTGAGTGTTTCCGCTTTCTGCCACCAGAGAGCGTTGATATGCTCCAGCAGATTGAAATAGTACTCGCGGATGTCATCCCGTAGTGATTTGCCCTCACCGATACTGCTGAAATGCCCGCTTGCCATGCCCCACCCCAGGTTGTTCCGCGAAAAATCCTTCTGCGTCGTTTCGGCGGGTGCGCTTTCCGCTTCAACCACCGGCTGATTGTGCGGTGTCTGCTGCGGTATTTCGGCATCTTCACGGATCGCTGCAGGTGCATCAGGCGCGGCACCAGCAGGCGAAGACTGTGAAGGCTGCGAAGGCAGCTCAGCCAGGTCCACGAACAGTTGCACGTTTCCTACCGGTCCGGGCATTGCCAGCACCAGCAGTGCCAGCAGGCAGGCTCCGGCGTGCATCACAAGGGAAGCGGCCAGACACTGTCCGAAGATGACAGGTCGTGGGGATGTAGAGGCGGGGGATTGGAACAAGGGCGGGGAATCCTTTTTTAATGTGATTTGAACATGAGCTGCTGAAAACAGGAGACCGTTCAAAAGTCTACCACTTTTTAGAGCGGCTGCAATTCGCCCCACTTTTTCAGGATATCAATTTTGTCGGTGAGGTGAGGAGCGTTCCGGAGAGGTTGTGAGAGGTACGGGAGGTGTGAAATGGTGGGGCGGGGCGGTCAAAAAACAAGGGGGCGGCTGCTATGCCGACCCCCTTGCCCGGAGTTGATGAGTGGTGTGATCAGGCGGTATCAGGCAGTCTGCGCATCCACCACGGCCAGAGCAGCCATCTTGACGATATCGTCGACGCTGTCCCCGCGCTGCAGTACATGCACCGGCTTGTTCATTCCCATCAGGATCGGGCCTATGGCCTCTCCACCCCCCAGATGGTGGAGCAGTTTATAGCAGATGTTGCCCGAGTTCAGGTCGGGGAAGATCAGGATGTTGGCATTGGTTTTGAGTTTGGAGAAGGTGAAGCCTTCCAGAATCTCGGGAACGACCGCCGTGTCAGCCTGCATTTCGCCCTCAACGATCAGGTCGGGTGCCCGCTCCTTGACGATCTCCACGGCACGCTTGACCTTCCTGGTCTGGGGATGATCGACCGAACCGAAGTTGGAGAAGGAAAGCATGGCAACGCGCGGTTCGATATCGAGCATGCGGACCTTTTCCGCGGCCAGTATGGCGGTTTCAGCCAGTTCTTCGGCTGTGGGATCGATGGTGACGGTCGTGTCGGCCAGAAAGTAGACATTATTTTTGAAGACCATCATATACAGGCCGTGCACGCTGGACAGGCCATGCTGCTTGCCGATCACCTCCAGTGCCGGTCTGATGGTTTCCGGATAGTGGGTGTCGATGCCCCCCAGCAAGGCGTCGGCATCTCCCATATGCACCATCATTGAGCCGAAGTGGGTGCGCGATTTCCGGCGCAGTACGCGCTGGGACTCCGAAAGGGTAAGCCCTTTGCGCTGGCGCAGCCGGTACAGTTCCTGGATGTAGGATTCGGTCAGCTCCGATTCGGCCGGGTCGATGACCTCCACATCCAGCTCAAGGCTGAGTTCGTTCAGCTTCTGTGCGATCTTATTGCGATCTCCCACCAGGATCGGTTTGGCGATACCTTCCTCAACCAGCGCCTGAGCAGCCCTGAGAATCTTTTCGTGTTCACCTTCCGGAAACACGATTTTTTTCGGATCACTCTTGGCCTTGTTGATGATCATGCGCATGATCTCTTTCGACTTGCCCTGGGTCGATTCGAGATGTTCGATGTATCTGTCCATGTCCGTGATCGGCTGGCGGGCAACGCCGGTGTCCATGGCAGCCTGGGCGATGGCCGGCGCCACATGCAGCAGCACGCGCGGATCGAACGGTTTCGGGATGATGTAGCGGGGGCCGAAGCAGAATTTTTCGTTGCCGTAGGCCTTGCTGACGGAATCGGGGCATTCCTCGCGGGCCAGTTTGGCCAGGGCATGGACCGCCGCCAGTTTCATTGCCTCGTTGATGCAACTGGCGCGTACATCCAGCGCTCCGCGGAAGATGAAGGGAAAGCCGAGTACGTTGTTGACCTGATTGGGATAGTCGGAGCGTCCGGTAGCCATGATGACATCGCTGCGTACGGCATGCGCCTCTTCAGGGGTGATCTCCGGGTCGGGATTGGCCATGGCGAAGATGATCGGATTGGGAGCCATGCTGGCGACCATCTCCGGAGT belongs to Geobacter sp. SVR and includes:
- a CDS encoding tetratricopeptide repeat protein; the protein is MSSKKDKLIEEAQRLALRGQIDRAIRAYEEVIALDPAAVNQRQKLAELLVKAGRVEEARREFETIGNTYSASGFYLKAISVFKRLQVMFPDDVAITLNLAGINEKQGLVGNALAEYKRAYDHYEKASATAEALNILDRMQQVDKQNAGIKLKLAEAWYQAGERERSYEVFFRLAGQLQEQGDPAAVGRLDARVRQLFPDKTDFMLEVLAHQVSEGNGAGAINSLQALLRGNPLDKRVWELILAAYQKLNRQQYLKAACQHYLKLFPKELSARKWMLDCLVAEGDVDGALAFLERCESEFIVGSSVDFLVALYTGLDQIRPSDIRILKGLQRAHLASGDSDKASAIALAIASLSPVSEEERPGGQAVSRPGNDISQQQTGVHAGFSTTETCSAGKRSATDDSPETGSLTWEPCDAETGMEVEIEIELDENFDFDSLGPEPAPDLAPDIHWLDPVDEIFTTAIASRRSVKFGSILETSDAQTHYDLGVAFKEMGLYDEAISEFRQAAEDPVRRLDCFVLQGACLRHKGDAPNAEILLRSLLKPEAGPEATCLIKYELALACEAVGKSDEAGRLLADIDATNPGFRDTRLRPDMSGVDSLDFSDEDLRNFEIG
- a CDS encoding TonB C-terminal domain-containing protein produces the protein MFQSPASTSPRPVIFGQCLAASLVMHAGACLLALLVLAMPGPVGNVQLFVDLAELPSQPSQSSPAGAAPDAPAAIREDAEIPQQTPHNQPVVEAESAPAETTQKDFSRNNLGWGMASGHFSSIGEGKSLRDDIREYYFNLLEHINALWWQKAETLRESARQEGIVEILIGKDGSLRDVRLARQSGSREVNQAIIEVLTEGAPYPPLPAKYELEQFRAPLRLTAPSKLFQISDMR
- a CDS encoding NADP-dependent malic enzyme, encoding MAKFKDALEYHSSGRKGKVEVVPTKPCQTAADLSLAYSPGVAEPCLAIQQNPDDAYKYTAKGNLVAVVSNGTAVLGLGNLGALAGKPVMEGKGILFKRFADIDVFDIELNTEDPDEIIKACQLLEPTFGGINLEDIKAPECFYIEEELKKTMQIPVFHDDQHGTAIISAAALLNALMLVGKNIEDIRIVVNGAGASANSCAKLAIALGVKPNNMIMCDTKGVIYKGRVEGMNKYKELFAAETHFRTLEEAASGADVLFGLSVKGAFTPEMVASMAPNPIIFAMANPDPEITPEEAHAVRSDVIMATGRSDYPNQVNNVLGFPFIFRGALDVRASCINEAMKLAAVHALAKLAREECPDSVSKAYGNEKFCFGPRYIIPKPFDPRVLLHVAPAIAQAAMDTGVARQPITDMDRYIEHLESTQGKSKEIMRMIINKAKSDPKKIVFPEGEHEKILRAAQALVEEGIAKPILVGDRNKIAQKLNELSLELDVEVIDPAESELTESYIQELYRLRQRKGLTLSESQRVLRRKSRTHFGSMMVHMGDADALLGGIDTHYPETIRPALEVIGKQHGLSSVHGLYMMVFKNNVYFLADTTVTIDPTAEELAETAILAAEKVRMLDIEPRVAMLSFSNFGSVDHPQTRKVKRAVEIVKERAPDLIVEGEMQADTAVVPEILEGFTFSKLKTNANILIFPDLNSGNICYKLLHHLGGGEAIGPILMGMNKPVHVLQRGDSVDDIVKMAALAVVDAQTA